One Sander vitreus isolate 19-12246 chromosome 23, sanVit1, whole genome shotgun sequence DNA window includes the following coding sequences:
- the parp11 gene encoding protein mono-ADP-ribosyltransferase PARP11: MTMWGNEEVEYMDTSDTTWCWYYLADCGRWHRFEDDPGNPLRSEDIENVYIRNSKAVFNTYSLYSSSKIDFSAMLQTDNATGRQRRIQRSHNIERSYSCISGPPVFWENVDPTCPYQLIALSEFCPEYQTVADFMKTEGLLNKSIVSISRIQNFDLWDIYCRKKNQLMRIQGVKEIQERRLFHGTKIKNVDSICKYNFDLGLSGQHGNSYGRGIYFARHASYADKYSKASRDPLPLYGRETQGLQGENTKIIFLARVMIGKSTFGKSNFQKPDHGSYENSHHSCVDNIKHPNIFVIFDPHQIYPEYLIQYR; encoded by the exons ATGACAATGTGGGGCAATGAAGAAGTGGAATACATGGACACATCAGACACCACATGGTGTTGGTATTACCTGGCAGACTGTGGAAGGTGGCACAGATTTGAG GATGACCCCGGTAACCCCCTGAGAAGTGAGGATATTGAAAATGTGTACATAAGAAACTCAAAAGCGGTGTTCAATACATATTCATTGTACAGCAGCAGCAAGATCGATTTTTCAG CAATGTTACAGACTGACAATGCAACAGGAAGGCAAAGAAGAATCCAGCGGAGCCACAACATTGAGAGAAG TTACTCCTGCATCAGCGGTCCTCCTGTCTTTTGGGAAAATGTTGACCCCACTTGTCCATACCAG tTAATTGCTCTGAGTGAATTCTGCCCTGAGTATCAGACTGTGGCAGATTTTATGAAGACGGAAGGGCTGTTGAACAAATCCATTGTATCAATCAGCAGGATACAGAATTTCGACCTATGGGACATATATTGTCG GAAAAAGAACCAGTTAATGAGAATCCAAGGTGTCAAAGAAATTCAGGAGAGAAGACTCTTTCATGGGACCAAAATCAAAAATGTTGACAGCATTTGCAAATATAACTTTGATTTAGGATTATCTGGACAACATGGCAACTCGTATGGCAGAG gAATATATTTTGCAAGACATGCATCATATGCAGACAAATACAGCAAGGCCAGCAGGGATCCATTGCCGCTGTATGGCAGGGAAACGCAAGGTCTACAGGGGGAAAATACTAAGATAATATTTTTGGCTCGGGTGATGATCGGAAAATCAACTTTTGGAAAATCTAATTTCCAAAAACCTGATCATGGAAGTTATGAAAATTCTCATCACAGCTGTGTGGATAATATCAAACATCCTAATATCTTTGTTATTTTTGATCCACATCAAATCTATCCAGAGTATTTGATTCAGTACAGATAA